One Campylobacter concisus DNA segment encodes these proteins:
- a CDS encoding TonB-dependent receptor produces the protein MKFSILASSLIFSSLWALDTNNSDYSVVLPTIEVEGISEQNTLKGYIAYDSADINRNGLSNKETPQTIENIDIQKNRNYGTNDLSSILEGNAGIDAGYDMRGESIKIRGFSVDGGDIYRDGVRDSGQIRRSTANVERVEILKGPASILYGRSDGGAVVNLVSKKANFMPVYKLSGRVGSWSRYGGGIDVNHVVNNQLAVRLTTDMERGKSWRDGIKYKNFMISPSVVVTNDGGTVSFEAQYTYDNAWRVPDRMPTKSVYDKLGIDYTKGFSHDGDFVEDKLHFFRTELNAQLAKDINLKWVFGYRKASQNFDHYFSGTIMPGNRLKQNYPMMTRSQML, from the coding sequence ATGAAGTTTAGTATACTTGCTTCATCACTGATCTTTAGCTCGCTGTGGGCTTTAGATACAAATAACAGTGATTATTCAGTTGTTTTACCAACTATCGAGGTGGAAGGTATCTCGGAGCAAAATACCCTAAAAGGTTATATCGCGTATGATAGCGCGGATATCAATAGAAATGGACTCAGTAACAAAGAGACGCCACAAACTATCGAAAATATAGATATACAAAAGAACAGAAACTACGGTACAAATGACCTTTCAAGTATCCTTGAGGGAAATGCTGGTATTGATGCAGGCTACGATATGAGAGGTGAGAGTATCAAGATAAGGGGTTTTAGCGTTGATGGCGGTGATATATATAGAGATGGTGTTAGAGACTCAGGACAGATAAGACGTAGCACAGCAAATGTTGAGAGAGTTGAAATTTTAAAAGGGCCAGCCTCAATCTTGTATGGAAGAAGTGACGGCGGTGCGGTTGTAAATTTGGTTAGTAAAAAGGCAAATTTTATGCCTGTTTATAAGCTTTCAGGCAGGGTTGGTAGCTGGAGCAGATATGGCGGTGGTATAGATGTAAACCACGTAGTAAATAATCAACTAGCCGTAAGACTAACGACTGATATGGAGCGTGGAAAGTCATGGAGAGATGGTATAAAATATAAAAATTTTATGATAAGTCCAAGCGTTGTCGTGACAAATGATGGCGGAACGGTTAGTTTTGAGGCACAATATACATATGATAATGCTTGGCGTGTACCTGATAGAATGCCAACAAAAAGTGTCTATGACAAACTTGGTATCGACTATACAAAGGGATTTTCTCACGATGGAGACTTTGTTGAAGATAAGCTTCATTTCTTCCGTACCGAGCTAAATGCGCAACTAGCAAAGGATATAAATTTAAAATGGGTCTTTGGCTATAGAAAAGCTAGTCAAAATTTTGATCATTATTTTAGTGGTACCATCATGCCTGGAAATAGATTAAAGCAAAACTATCCGATGATGACACGCTCTCAAATGCTATAA
- a CDS encoding TonB-dependent receptor — MTLTKELEFTRFKHNLTFGYDNSVETRHPRLWFDSAKNVTINPYASRSSWGSVGYIPLNTDNKHKAINNGVFLEDLISLDDKYRLLVGGRFDFYKFKTRNIANMTNSYKGHSFSPRVGLLWDFLPEHTAYASYSKSFAPYGGRGNIGISTGDTTMLDLKPQNNEQYEIGLKSTWADNRFSSNLAIFQIEHNNIRYQPDSTNDPYTWAVRGKERSRGIELNVLGQIYENLYLRSSLGYMRAIIVSDKSNPLNEKLSLKDTTNWQGNVFLRYAKNDKWYVESGVTGYSKRYSYKVTKTSVTDQHLPGFARLDASAGYNFNEHTQMTLAINNILNKKYWRSDSRPGDERSFMLNMHYTF, encoded by the coding sequence ATAACACTTACAAAAGAGCTTGAATTTACAAGATTTAAGCATAATCTTACTTTTGGATATGACAACAGCGTAGAAACTCGCCATCCAAGGCTTTGGTTTGATAGTGCAAAAAATGTAACTATAAATCCATATGCATCAAGATCAAGTTGGGGTAGTGTGGGCTACATACCACTTAATACTGATAATAAACATAAAGCTATAAATAATGGAGTATTTCTCGAGGATCTAATAAGCTTAGACGACAAATATAGGCTACTTGTTGGTGGAAGGTTTGACTTTTATAAATTTAAAACAAGAAATATTGCAAATATGACAAATAGCTACAAAGGGCACTCTTTTAGTCCAAGAGTTGGCTTGCTGTGGGACTTTTTGCCAGAACATACCGCATACGCCTCATACTCAAAGAGCTTTGCGCCTTATGGTGGTCGCGGAAATATAGGTATAAGTACAGGCGATACAACGATGCTTGATCTAAAACCGCAGAATAACGAGCAATATGAAATCGGCTTAAAAAGCACATGGGCTGATAATAGGTTTAGCTCAAACCTAGCGATATTTCAGATCGAGCATAATAATATAAGATACCAACCAGATTCTACAAATGATCCATATACATGGGCAGTTCGCGGCAAGGAGCGCAGCCGCGGTATCGAGCTAAACGTGCTAGGGCAAATTTACGAGAATTTATACCTGCGCAGCTCACTTGGATACATGAGAGCCATCATCGTAAGTGATAAGTCAAATCCATTAAACGAAAAACTTAGTCTAAAAGATACAACTAACTGGCAGGGCAATGTTTTTTTAAGATATGCTAAAAATGATAAATGGTATGTCGAAAGTGGCGTAACCGGGTACTCTAAAAGATATAGTTACAAAGTAACTAAAACAAGCGTAACCGATCAACACTTGCCCGGCTTTGCAAGGCTTGATGCAAGTGCTGGATATAACTTTAATGAACACACTCAAATGACACTAGCAATAAACAATATCTTAAATAAAAAATACTGGCGTTCAGACTCAAGACC